One window from the genome of Candidatus Palauibacter polyketidifaciens encodes:
- a CDS encoding M23 family metallopeptidase — MKTPSYWTIQILPGSGGRARSYRVEKRRAKAAGIAAAVLLMMASAFVASVLGRQDAAEQLARYRAENRELISSLQAMERRSGQLSRALDDLSVREQRFRLVAGLPLLDPEVYSVGVGGPGGVDPTNDEFFEIAPDLAREAGDVAVDIDQLLRRADLLRSSLTEAADSLGTQRERYQRIPSIWPVMAEGSFLSSGFSHNRLHPLLGLRRPHTAVDISADFGSPVVAAGAGRVTFAGSKSGYGRIVEIDHGDGYESRYAHLGRIAVRVGEQVRRGDMLGEVGVSGTATGPNLHYEVWVNGRPVNPVGYFLDSYRP; from the coding sequence TTGAAAACGCCTTCGTACTGGACGATACAGATACTGCCCGGGAGTGGAGGGCGCGCACGCAGCTACCGCGTGGAGAAACGCCGCGCGAAAGCTGCCGGAATCGCGGCCGCCGTGCTCCTGATGATGGCATCCGCCTTCGTCGCCAGCGTGCTGGGGCGGCAGGATGCGGCGGAGCAGCTTGCGCGCTATCGGGCCGAGAATCGGGAGCTGATCAGCAGCCTGCAGGCGATGGAGCGCCGCAGCGGACAGCTCAGCCGGGCGCTCGACGACCTCTCCGTGCGGGAACAGAGATTCCGGCTCGTCGCCGGCCTTCCGCTGCTCGACCCCGAGGTCTACTCGGTCGGCGTCGGCGGTCCCGGCGGCGTCGATCCGACGAACGACGAGTTCTTCGAGATCGCCCCGGACCTGGCGCGGGAAGCCGGCGATGTCGCGGTCGACATCGATCAGTTGCTGCGACGCGCGGACCTGCTTCGAAGCAGTCTCACCGAGGCGGCGGATTCCCTCGGAACGCAGCGCGAGCGGTACCAGCGCATACCCTCGATCTGGCCGGTCATGGCGGAGGGTTCCTTCCTCTCGTCGGGCTTCAGCCACAACCGGCTGCATCCGCTGCTCGGGCTCCGGCGTCCGCATACCGCGGTCGACATTTCGGCCGATTTCGGAAGTCCCGTGGTCGCGGCGGGGGCGGGGCGGGTCACTTTCGCCGGCTCGAAGAGCGGGTACGGCCGCATCGTCGAAATCGATCACGGCGATGGCTATGAGAGCCGCTACGCCCACCTCGGCCGCATCGCGGTTCGCGTCGGCGAACAGGTCCGGCGTGGCGATATGCTCGGGGAGGTCGGCGTCTCCGGGACGGCCACGGGTCCCAATCTCCACTACGAGGTCTGGGTCAACGGCCGCCCGGTGAACCCGGTCGGCTATTTCCTTGACAGCTACCGCCCCTAG
- the metG gene encoding methionine--tRNA ligase: MSRFYLTTAIDYSNGDPHLGHAIEKIGADVVARYRRACGDDVHFLIGMDEHGQKVQQEAEKQGSAPAEWVDRIAEAFLDVWRRLGLSNDDFIRTSEPRHHRGVTALMERIAENGDFRRAKYEGHYCAGCEAFKKDEELEDGRCPLHPGREIEWTEEENWFFKLSDYRDTLLERLRNDPDSVRPRTRRNEITRLLESGLDDISASRSRIRWGVPFPGDEGHTVYVWFDALSNYITAIGYPDGETFGKFWPADLHIIGKDITRFHCVYWPAMLLAAGVEPAKSVWGHGFIKIGGAKLSKSAGTELGLVELIERHGPDALRYFLLREVPWDGDRDYPSTEAFIEQFDRRYTTDLANDLGNLLNRVVSMVSRYRGGAVPPARGGELADRAAVALAEYRAAMEGYLLHKGLAAAFDVVRAANGFVDETKPWALAKAEREEGADADALDGVLSQLIAALGAVAAMLAPFTPRKAAELWGTLGGDGSPPAFARLEPSVAGLRTVRPGGVLFPRP, from the coding sequence GTGTCTCGATTCTATCTCACGACGGCGATCGACTACTCGAACGGCGACCCGCACCTGGGACACGCGATCGAGAAGATCGGCGCCGACGTGGTCGCCCGGTACCGGCGCGCCTGCGGGGACGACGTCCATTTCCTCATCGGGATGGACGAGCACGGGCAGAAGGTCCAGCAGGAGGCGGAGAAGCAGGGATCGGCCCCCGCGGAATGGGTCGACCGGATCGCCGAGGCGTTCCTGGACGTCTGGCGCCGCCTGGGCCTGTCGAACGACGACTTCATCCGGACCTCGGAACCGCGCCACCACCGCGGCGTGACCGCGCTCATGGAGCGGATCGCCGAGAACGGGGACTTCCGCCGCGCGAAGTACGAGGGCCACTACTGCGCCGGGTGCGAAGCCTTCAAGAAGGACGAGGAACTCGAGGACGGGCGCTGCCCGCTCCACCCCGGGCGCGAGATCGAGTGGACGGAGGAGGAGAACTGGTTCTTCAAGCTCTCCGACTACCGGGACACCCTCCTCGAACGCCTGCGGAACGATCCGGACTCCGTGCGGCCCCGTACGCGGCGCAACGAGATCACGCGGCTGCTGGAATCCGGACTCGACGACATCTCCGCCTCCCGCTCCAGGATTCGCTGGGGCGTCCCTTTTCCGGGGGATGAGGGGCATACGGTCTACGTGTGGTTCGACGCGCTGTCGAACTACATCACGGCGATCGGCTATCCGGACGGCGAGACGTTCGGGAAGTTCTGGCCCGCGGACCTCCACATCATCGGCAAGGACATCACGCGCTTCCACTGCGTGTACTGGCCGGCGATGCTGCTCGCGGCGGGCGTGGAGCCGGCGAAGAGCGTGTGGGGGCACGGCTTCATCAAGATCGGCGGGGCCAAGCTCTCGAAGTCGGCGGGAACGGAACTGGGCCTCGTCGAACTCATCGAACGGCACGGGCCGGACGCGCTGCGGTACTTCCTGCTGCGGGAGGTGCCCTGGGACGGCGACCGCGACTACCCCTCGACGGAAGCCTTCATCGAGCAGTTCGACCGCCGCTACACGACGGATCTCGCGAACGACCTCGGCAACCTCCTGAACCGCGTGGTCTCGATGGTCTCCAGGTACCGCGGAGGGGCTGTGCCCCCGGCGCGGGGCGGAGAACTCGCGGACAGGGCGGCGGTCGCCCTCGCGGAGTACCGCGCGGCGATGGAGGGCTACCTGCTGCACAAGGGGCTGGCGGCGGCGTTCGACGTCGTGCGCGCTGCGAACGGGTTCGTGGACGAGACGAAACCGTGGGCGCTCGCGAAGGCGGAGCGCGAGGAGGGCGCGGACGCGGACGCGCTCGACGGGGTGCTGTCGCAGCTCATCGCGGCGCTCGGCGCGGTCGCCGCGATGCTCGCCCCCTTCACCCCGCGGAAGGCCGCCGAACTCTGGGGGACGCTGGGAGGCGACGGATCGCCGCCGGCCTTCGCGCGTCTCGAGCCGTCCGTGGCCGGGCTCCGGACGGTGCGTCCGGGCGGCGTGCTCTTCCCGCGCCCCTGA
- the ricT gene encoding regulatory iron-sulfur-containing complex subunit RicT: MSEGRRPRPVRPRPPRPARPGGEPGNGAPPGRRPGPDPVAPPSPAAPPSPAATPDPVASQGPATGGRSQILEVQFKGLRSDFFAFSGVPPLAEREYVVVEADRGQDIGWVKRAASARDLACEGGCDSVGERAVPPPSRRVIRRAAPADVLRLQQLRDQELEVRRRTRELAMKHRLRMKVSEAEWQWDRNKLTVYFTAEKRVDFRALVRDMARSFRTRIDLRQIGVRDEARRLGGLGRCRRELCCRSWLTSIEPVTLQLAKDQGLSLNPSQISGACGRLMNCLRYEHAVYAQAKKRFPPVGRTIRTAKGREDVKSWDLFEETVSLQAGDGEIRTIPLAQLKDERREARRAELDRR, translated from the coding sequence GTGAGCGAGGGCCGGCGGCCGCGCCCCGTGCGGCCGCGCCCCCCCCGTCCCGCGCGCCCCGGCGGCGAGCCCGGCAACGGCGCCCCCCCCGGGCGTCGGCCCGGGCCCGACCCCGTGGCGCCCCCGAGTCCCGCCGCGCCCCCGAGCCCCGCGGCGACGCCGGATCCCGTCGCGTCGCAGGGTCCCGCGACGGGCGGACGGAGCCAGATCCTCGAGGTCCAGTTCAAGGGCCTTCGCTCCGACTTCTTCGCCTTCAGCGGCGTCCCCCCGCTGGCCGAGCGGGAGTACGTCGTCGTGGAAGCCGACCGCGGGCAGGACATCGGGTGGGTGAAGCGCGCGGCCTCCGCCAGGGACCTGGCCTGTGAGGGGGGCTGCGACAGCGTGGGCGAACGCGCCGTCCCGCCGCCGTCCCGCCGCGTGATCCGCCGCGCCGCGCCGGCCGACGTCCTGCGGCTGCAGCAGTTGCGCGACCAGGAACTCGAGGTGCGCCGGCGCACCCGCGAACTCGCGATGAAGCACCGGCTGCGGATGAAGGTGAGCGAGGCGGAGTGGCAGTGGGACCGCAACAAGCTCACGGTCTACTTCACCGCGGAGAAGCGGGTCGACTTCCGCGCCCTCGTGCGGGACATGGCCCGCTCCTTCCGCACCCGGATCGACCTCCGGCAGATCGGCGTCCGCGACGAGGCACGCCGTCTCGGGGGGCTCGGCCGCTGCCGCCGCGAACTCTGCTGCCGCTCGTGGCTCACTTCCATCGAACCCGTCACGCTGCAGCTCGCGAAGGACCAGGGCCTCTCCCTCAACCCGAGCCAGATTTCGGGCGCCTGCGGCCGTCTCATGAACTGCCTCCGCTACGAGCACGCCGTGTACGCGCAGGCGAAGAAGCGCTTCCCGCCCGTGGGCCGGACGATCCGGACCGCGAAGGGCCGCGAGGACGTGAAGTCGTGGGATCTGTTCGAGGAGACGGTGTCGCTGCAGGCGGGGGATGGAGAGATCCGCACGATTCCGCTCGCCCAGCTGAAGGACGAGAGGCGCGAGGCGCGGCGCGCCGAGCTGGACCGCCGCTAA